The sequence below is a genomic window from Tachysurus vachellii isolate PV-2020 chromosome 2, HZAU_Pvac_v1, whole genome shotgun sequence.
GTTACTCATCATAGTCCactctttatataaatatatctgcactttgttttatttatttatgatgtgtCTGAGATGCTGAACATGCTCCGTTTGTGTCAGTTATTTTGAGGTCCCTTTGATGAAATCTTCAACTTCAACCCACTCGTATTTCACAACCCCATCAACTGCCTACACTTTAGTCAGACGCACACATGTACGGTATACAGCTCGCTCCGAGATGAaagatcaggagagagagacaggaagtggTTCGTCTCGAGTCATCGTGCTCTTCtacctcattcactcacaatctctcgctccctcactGACAACTTGGCCCTCCCACGTGTGCAAGATGTTTCTGTGAACTACGTTTCCCATGATGCTCTAACAACCTTTTGGTTATAGTAATGAGGAGAGGCTGCAGGCCTTCaggtgttttcatttattattattattattattattattaatattattattattattattattattattattatgaaggcTTGCCGTTCATTCATTCTATAATTAGTTTATCATTGCTAAATTTACAACACCTGGGcccatgtgtgtatatgtatatgtataatgtgtgtatgtatgtatgtatgtacgtatgtatttacgtacgtacatacatacacacatacatacatacatacatacatacatacatacatatttatacatacatacacccacatacctatatatatatatatatatatatatatatatatatatatatatatatatatatatatatatatatatatatatacatactgtatacatacatacatacatacatacatatttatacatacaaacatatttgtacatacatacacccacatacctatatatatatatatatatatatatatatatatatatatatatatatatatatatatatacacacatacatacatacatacatacatacatacatactgtaagaaattacagataaatgcacccagattccactccaagatgAACATCAAAAAGAGttcattcctaaaaaggcttACATATCATAATGTAATAAGGTTTagaactctaaatgaataaacatgatTCAATCGTTAGCATGggagcggcagcaggacatcaaggatcgCCACTAACAAAGGGTCTATGTGACcgtgattaccatttaaagtgaccatttggttgatcacaattgtaacaataccaagccaaggtgtacgtgaccatgattaacatttaaagacctCCGGCTAGACAATAAGGTTtatcccagccatttgggagacactcaactcttacgctcaatacacattcaaagcggaaactacaaagaggaaaacaatataaaatgcttgagcaggatttgtcctGAGTTCTtactgactccgatgaacccaaagtattttgtcactgctatgctggaataaaccttcaccttcaccttcatcgttttattttcacacatttttttatttcttacaatatgtacatacatacagtatatatacaattAACAAAGGTAACTAGTTCTCACTAGAAGTTATACAATTATTAGTTAAACGTTGTCTCCTGTGTGGAATAAATCTGTTACTGGAAGGATTTCTTTTTATCAGCGAACTCActtaaacaaatgtttaaattaaaacaatatgCTGACTCCACAGAGCaccattaaataaagaaaattaatttgGTACAACCAGCTAAAATCAGTGATGAGGTAAAAAGGGTATTTGTAAAAGAGATGCACAACTCAGATCGAAGAGGATGTTCAGGAGACGACAATAGCCTGGACGCTACACAAGTCGAGTCAactcaagtagcttttattgtcatttcaaccatatatagctgatgcagtacacagtgaaataacaCAACATTTCTCCAAGACTATGgagctacaaaaaaacaacacagagctaacgaCTTCAAGTAAATTGTCATAGCAacataaagtgtgagacaaaagacaatacaaaacaccaCAGGACAAAATGTGGTGTGTAAAACAGCGATCAAATTATGGgttaagtctgtgtgtgtgtgtgtgtgtatgtgtgtgttcggtaCGGTTCAGTAAGAAGTTTAATGAGTCACAAAGCTGAGCCTGAGAAAAGATACTGTATGTTGACTATATATTGTCTGATGAGGCCCAAATTGTGACTGTGGTCTTGactaaatatattacatttggaAGAAAGCCCAACACAGCTGAACAATTTTTAGTATGCTAGGAAAAACTAGCAAAGGATCCAGATGCGCACATCTGATGAAGACGTAGCCAGAAAGACTTAGCTGTACCTGTATCCAGAAGTTGTTctaacactgtgtgtatattgaACTGATGAAGATATTTAGAGACTTTGTTAATTAAGtggtaaaaaaaatccatttcagTTCTTAGCTCTATCgctacagaatgtgtgtgtgtgtgtgttattgtaaaagtaatcacaaacacactaagGCACCACATGCGAAGTCTTCAGAGTGACTGTAAAGGAGAAGTAGTAAAACACTAAATGCACCATCTTTAGACCGGTCTCTATGAACAGCTAAGCTGAGACATGACTCAAACTAACGCTAGTTAAAATAGTAACAGTTCCACAGAGTCAAGCGCCTTGCTTTCTCTCCACGCAAAGCACTTTGATCACGCTGCGTATCTGCATGTTGTACATCTGTATGGAAGCATGAAGGAGACGTGATAATGAACTGATGCATGATCGCTGACACGACAGCTCAACTGTCACAATTACAACTCTGTATGTTTGTGAttagtagagtgtgtgtgtatgtgtgtgtgtgaaagagagcgTCGTGTGGTAAGAGCTTACTGCAGGTGTTTCctgttggagagagagagagagagagagagagagagagagactcacacacactcacacacacacacacacacacacacacacactcacactcacactcacactcacacacacatactcactctctcacacacacacacacacatacagctggCTAAGCATTATTGTTCTGAAACAAATTAAGACTGAATTTGGATAGAGGATAAGAAACTCTTATTATCCAGAAGTAAAAGGAATGATCCAGGCTTTGGTGTAATATTTCTATACATTGCACTGGAATGAAACAAAACGCATGAAGGAGCCAGAACAATGTATATATGTGGGTCTTTAAAGTCACTATAAGAAGAAgtaatgagtataaaataaatgtataaggTACAAAGGGAATTACGAAGGGAATAATTAAACTATAAGTTATTAATAAGTAATGCAATAGTTAAACAAAGCAACattttttcatgtaaaaataaaattaaattaaattaaaaaaaaaggaagaagaagatgcattcactaatatacaggATCTAAAATATAGATTAATTACGCTGATATTTCAGTTCCATACAGAAGCATGAGTTCGCTGCAATTTAAGAATAAAGCTAAAAATACGAAAAAAGGGAATCGTATAATAACTTTATTAGGATATATTGATCATCAGTAAATTTaccaaataaagtaaaaaaaaattaaggccATACGAATTGTCGTCTTCTCAACGCTGTTGTTAAGGATAAGTCCGACTCTGAGAAGCTTGTGCAGgattcagaaggttgtgagagaGCTGAGAGCTCCTGCTGGGAAGTGGTTTTGGGGTTTATACCCTCTCGAATTGTCTAAAAGCATCGACTTGAAGCCACCATAGACCACATTTATGCATTCAGCTCATAACGCGTATCAAACGATACTTCTTGAACTGTGTAGTTTACAGACTACCCGCATGTAACTGGAGATAAAGAGCAGAAACGATCCATTTTCCAAACCAGGGCCTACGATATAGAATTAGACAATCAACTTCATTAGATATTCACGTTGAATCATGTCTACACATTAGAGCTGTACGTGTTTCGTTTGGATCACGTGGTCACAAACTTGATCTAAACAGTAATGCGCCACGGAGGATTTACAAAGggaggattttgttttttgggtGTTATTTGGTGAGACTTTTACACATATGCACCAATACACACAAGAAAAACAGGATAAATGTGCAGGTGCCTACACGTCACCCATGAGAGATTTCAACAGAGAAATCGACACACGTTTTTGTGGTCTGAATACAGACTTATGAAAACAGACATATTATTGTTCACGCCAGTTTGCACTCTTCTATAAGCACAGACACGCTACAGAGGACaataaaacaagacaatactgacagatttaaaatgtttattggaACGCCAGCGAAGATAAAAGAAGAAGTCGCGTCGGACTTGTTTAGCGCTTGATCTCGTGCCGTCCGAAGTGTACTAGCACTTCTACAGGATGTACTAGAGGTCATTTGGACCAATGACTGCGCCAAATGACCTCTAGCACATGCTAGAAGTGCTTCAAGTTTATATAGTAATACAAAATAGAAATTTCAaaccaataagacatttttttctgGCCAATTCATGACCCACCCATGATGACAAATTGTCATACGATACGTAAATTATACCTAAAAGAAAAAGCATACATATACTATGTCACTTTGTTCATCAGAACACACGATCGCACAATATTTCTGATCggtttaaaagatttattccTCGTACGATTCCCTTtagtaatcatttcattagaGTGAAGAATAAATGGGACTGAATTATAcaacgttttgtttttttttaaattgtgctgTATTGAGATGGTAATGAGAAACGAGTCACAGGATCTGTTGATCACCATGATTTAGAATAAAAGTgtgaaaagtgaataaaaatgaacagtttCAAAACAAACCCAGCAAATATACAAAAGCCTGTGTCGTGACATAGTGTAAGACGTTAGCATCAAATGCAAACCCTCGTGCCTCCTGATGTAATTAGCCGCTTTGTCCAGGAATTTCAAATCTCTGCAGATTAACTACACATTGCTAGTGTCTGGTAGTAAAACCTTTATAATTgatattttagatataaaaGCTATATTTTATACAGCACATAACAGATTTTATACTATTCTCCATACTGACTGAATGGGTTGCTACtgtaaaatcatataaaatggattatatttctatattaacaGTTACTTAATAGTATATTTGAGTGCCAGAGAAATTTGgttaagaatttatttatagGTGGTTTTTTTGGAGTGTATTGTTCCTAAAATGTCAGAATTTCTATTTCAATTTCACTCTTAAattgttatttaatattcaaattaATAACCCGATTCATTGGCCTTCATTGGACTTCACAGATTTGGATTAAATTCATTCAATTCATATGACCAGTCAAAACAATCGAAAAGGCTTAATACCTTAATAACAATAAGTGTAATACATTTGCTAATGATGGCTTGCATTACTGTATGTTGCATCAAAGTTGTGGTGCAACATAATGGTCCTCTGGTGAACCCCTAATAACTATCACAGaatcagataaaataaatatgactgTGGAACAATAAAATCTAAGATGCTTTCTTAAATGGATAGAGTAACTCTTTAAGTAAGTCCATGCAGATTTCAGATTGCAGATTTTTCCTCAAGAGACGTGACAGGGATTCAGATTAAAAAGTCTTCGGCGTGTTCGCTTGCGCACCTGGTTAACAGCCGTACGCACAGCACACTCGAAAACTTGCTGAATGCCTCGATTAATGAGTGCAGAGCATTCCAGGTAGCCTTTAGCTCGGATTTCATGAGCCACCCTCTTGCCTTCTGTTGCTGTGGTGCAGCGATCACGATATGGTCCCATCTCCCGGAGGTCCGTCTGAGTCCCCACTACCAGGACTGGCACGTGGGGCAGATTTTCTCGCACCTCTCTTATCCACTTTTGTTGGATGCTAGCCAACGTGGAGGGGTTTGCCACCGAGTAGCACAGCAGGACTACGTCAGCTTGCTGGTAGGACATGGGGCGGATCTGGCGGAACGTGTCATTGCCAGCCGTGTCCCATAAACCCAAGCTGATCTGGACGCCATCCATGAAGACGTCCACGCCTGTGTTTTCATAGACAGTGGGCCTGTAACAGTCAGGGAACGTCTCAGAGGTGAAGCGCACCAGCAAGGCCGTTTTACCCACAGCACAGTCCCCAACGAGGACACACTTCACAGACATCCCGGTCGCCATGGTCGTCCCGTTCATCATTCTGCAGCTCGGAGAAGTTTTTCTTCGAAGTCTAGGTTCGATGTCCTCAAGGCAGAAGAAAGGATGCAAAACTTTTCATTGTGGGGGAGGTACAAATCGTAGCTCATACAAAGATCAAGAcggttccttttctttttttgtgaacGTAACCTTCACAGCAGCCCATTACGCCCTCCAGGAAGATGCGGTAGTTCCGCTCATAGGATGAGCATCGTTGTGGAAAAGCTTTTCTCTGAAACGGCGATGGAGCGATGGAGAAGCGCTGTGGTGTGGCAGGGTGTAGGTTCTTCCTTGGCCTGCTTCCCAAGTACCTGCTTTTGCTCTTAATTTCtgtattaaaggaaaaaaacgtGACATAAATAATTCCGTCATTATCTTCATGACCTCCCCAGAACAAGGTTGAGTTCAAACACCAACAAatggatgaaataaaacattctgatgCTTATGTGCTACTGCGGTGCAAAACCACATATAGATCCAATTCATCCAACAGAcccattttttaattatttaaaattgcaTAGTGAAATTAAGTTCTCTCTAATTAATACAAAAGATTTATTAATTAGAGAAACAtgtaacaaatgtgtgtgtatatatatatatatatatatatatatatatatatatatatatatatatatatatatatatatatatatatatatatacacatatatatatatatatatatatatatatataataaggcTAAAGTGGTAGACATTATTAActaattcttttttccccccacttaTCTCAGTATTTGGTGCATTTAAAAATGACCTGAGtgtttttgaatttatttaaaactaccgatccaaaatatatttaagttcCATATTTAAGTCAGACGCATTATTACACGTAGTAACAAACGATCTGTACGAGGTTATAACCGAAGCACAAGCACGATTATAAACAAACAGGTGTGTTCGTATTCCTCTACGCAAGATCGTATCGTCCTGTCCAAACCTGCTTTATTTTACCgatttattttctgtgctgAAATAATCTGGAAGATTCTCCGGCCTAGACGATAATCCAGAAGAAGTTCGAGTTCTCCTAGAATcagttgttcttttttttttttttttttccccagaaataaatttgaaaaaaaaaagaaatgaataaaaaacaaactttttttttctgtgaagaCAGTTCAAATGAAATTGAAAAAGCAAAGTAGAAGCATTTCTTCTTAttacaaaagcagaaaaaaaaacctcttttcGTACATTTAGCCGTACATAAACGTAATCAAGACATTTAAGCCACATTCATAACAGGCCTCTGTTCATCCTCAGCaagaaacaaaaaccaaaactgattaaaaaaaaaaaaaaacagagtcaATTTCTTAGTTTtgtaaaatctaatttaatacaaaatgaacGCTACGTTCGTTACTACAAGTTTACAATTTCTATTATAATGTAATTCAAGGTTAAAAACGAAAAAGAAGTTGCTCACCAGTTTTCAGTCTTTTGAGTTGTCACATCGTAGTCGCCTCTATCGttctaaatgttatttttttaattatacaaaaaaattcatttcaatttattattgtgtgtggaattatttataatatttactaGAGATTATTTACGGGTTTCTAAACAAAGCTCGAAGAACAGATGTGGCCTCCTCCGCTCAGATCTCTGGGGAAGTGAATAAGggctgaaggtttttttttcttcttcttcttctgcttttttttttccccgtatGACACCGCCTCGCATCCGCTGTGTGATGCATGACAAAACTTAtctgaaagctttttttaatttattttctctgcTTGTTCATGGTCTGCTCAGATAGGCTTCGAGTCATATCGATTagtttgtacatttaaaaaaaattacaaaaaaaaaaaataaatcattacacacacacacacacaggagagcaCATAAACAtacggggggtggggggtgggggggttagGGGGAGAGATAGAAAAAATGAAGACTCATTTTCAATAGTGTCCAATCTAACATATGGAAAGAATTTAGCTTAATGCAGCAAACTGGACCAGAAACTAGCTACATGGCTAAAGGCGttagctttaaaaaatataaagtttcagattttattagattgtaTAAATCCTTCCATTTTTCCCCCTCGGGTCTGAATAGTAAAGTTGTTGCAtggtttgttttaaacaatCATTTGAACAAACTGGACACAGAAATACAGGTTATTTTCTGGTTCATATTCAAAACAGACAATAATGCTAACACAAAGCACCGCTacgaaaaaaaaccccacagtgATGTGTCCCATTCATAGCCATAAACTTACGAGTTTAGTTGAGTGTCAAAAAGTAACCGTCGTCATCCTTCAGGACGTCGGCAATTTAAAACTTTTGGAAAACATTTACCTTccacttttcttatttttaatattctagTTGTAAACATATGGATTTGAAGTAACAGGGGAGTGTGTTAGCCTAGCAGTTGTGGTGTTgagctactgatcagaaggtcgtgagttcgaatcccaggtccaccaagctaccactgctgggcccctgagtaaggcccttaaccttcaattgctcagttgtataaattaaaataaaaacgtaaATCACTCTGGAAAAGTAAACTTATCCCTATTATTCCCGAATGCATGAATCTCTGTAGAACATTAGTGATATTTGCACTATTTGACAAATCATGTGTTCAAACAggagaataagaaaaaaaattataattataattaaaaaaaaaaaaactaattttggTAATTTATAAAAACAGACTTATGTCCTTTCATTAGCAGCCTGCCAGCAAAACAAATTGGGGCTGTTACCTGAGATGGATTAacaattttgttgttgtttttcattcatccattcatcttctaccgcttatctgaactacctcgggtcacggggagcctgtgcctatctcaggcgtcatcgggcatcaaggcaggatacaccctggacggagtgccaacccatcacagggcacacacacactctcatacactcacgcaatcacacactacggacaattttccagagatgccaatcaacctaccatgcatgtctttggaccgggggaggaaaccggagtacccggaggaaacccccgaggcacagggagaacatgcaaactccacacacacaaggtggaggcgggaatcgaacccccaaccctggaggtgtgaggtgaacgtgctaaccactaagccaccgtgccccccttgtttgtttgtttgtttgtttgtttgttttgggggggggggtttaaatcatgtgttatttttatttagtttgtatttgtatttcagatttttttcaccATTTCATTAAAGGATAATTGGATCAGAACGTAATCAGTTGTCGctgatgttgaaaaaaaaagctataatcGCAGgaatttcccaaaaaaaaagtttacagcaTGATAAATGCTAAAAACTATAGATGTCCCCAAAACCTGGAACTATATCGTCCCCTGGTGGAGAAAAAAAGGTCCTGACTTTAATTTGCAGCTATGTGAAAATGACCTCATGGAGAAAGATGACCTTTGCAGATACAAAAACACCCCAGAAAGAAaatggggagaaaaaaagaaaagaaagaaagaaagaaaaaagctgctGAGTTATATTTTCCACCCACCATAGATTTCTGAAACTGCTGAAAGCTCCACGATGCTTTTTGTGACAACGAGTCATATAAATGTGCTCATTGAAATGTTTGTATAAAAACGTGTAGAAACTCGTGTGTAGAAGTTATTTcgtattctttttaaaaaaaaaaaaaaaaaaaaaaaaaaaagtgtcagaaCCACAAAAACATACTGGTTAATAAACCAAACTTttcctgcagaaaaaaaaaaagtaaaaaaaagaacatttaatttaaaaaaaaatctttttaaaaaatg
It includes:
- the rhoh gene encoding rho-related GTP-binding protein RhoH, with product MMNGTTMATGMSVKCVLVGDCAVGKTALLVRFTSETFPDCYRPTVYENTGVDVFMDGVQISLGLWDTAGNDTFRQIRPMSYQQADVVLLCYSVANPSTLASIQQKWIREVRENLPHVPVLVVGTQTDLREMGPYRDRCTTATEGKRVAHEIRAKGYLECSALINRGIQQVFECAVRTAVNQVRKRTRRRLFNLNPCHVS